One stretch of Caldisericota bacterium DNA includes these proteins:
- a CDS encoding SDR family oxidoreductase, with translation MIVIVGATGHLGNNLARELVKNKENVRAIILPSEDTALIKNLNIEQVTGDVRDINSLVKAFTGADIVYHMAGVVAISKGKEKLMNEVNVIGTRNVVNACLKTGVKRLVYTSSVHAIAEPPKGTMIDESFPFDPNEVKGDYAKSKALATREILKGIEKGLDAVILCPTGITGPYDYKISEMGHLILDFAHKKLKAYIDGAYDFVDVRDVAKGHILAAEKGKRGESYILSGERISVYSLLKMLEEFTGVKAPSFKVPYLLATVTTPIMPIYYSITHTKPLFTSYSIKVLGSNSLISSKKAQEKLGYTARPSKESIKDAVLWFKKMEKINF, from the coding sequence TTGTCGGAGCAACAGGACATTTAGGAAATAACCTCGCAAGAGAACTCGTTAAGAACAAAGAAAATGTGAGAGCCATTATTCTTCCATCCGAAGATACTGCACTAATAAAAAACTTAAACATAGAGCAAGTAACAGGGGATGTGAGAGATATCAATTCTCTTGTCAAAGCATTTACAGGGGCGGATATCGTTTATCACATGGCTGGCGTTGTCGCAATTTCCAAAGGAAAAGAAAAGCTGATGAATGAGGTTAACGTGATAGGCACGCGCAACGTGGTAAATGCATGCTTAAAAACAGGCGTTAAGCGGCTGGTTTATACAAGCTCGGTTCACGCTATCGCCGAGCCGCCCAAAGGTACAATGATAGATGAATCATTCCCTTTTGACCCGAATGAAGTAAAAGGAGACTATGCAAAATCCAAAGCATTGGCCACTCGAGAAATTTTGAAAGGAATTGAAAAAGGTCTTGATGCAGTGATACTGTGCCCGACGGGAATCACCGGCCCTTATGATTATAAGATTTCTGAAATGGGGCATTTGATACTGGACTTTGCCCACAAAAAACTTAAGGCATATATAGATGGTGCATACGATTTTGTGGATGTCCGTGATGTTGCAAAAGGACACATTCTTGCCGCAGAAAAGGGAAAAAGGGGAGAAAGTTATATTCTCTCAGGGGAAAGAATCTCAGTTTATTCACTACTGAAGATGCTGGAAGAATTCACCGGAGTAAAGGCGCCTTCATTTAAAGTACCTTACCTTCTTGCAACAGTTACTACACCTATTATGCCAATCTATTACAGCATTACGCATACAAAACCATTATTTACCTCATATTCAATAAAGGTGCTTGGATCAAATTCGTTGATAAGCAGCAAAAAAGCGCAAGAGAAACTGGGATACACTGCCCGCCCATCAAAAGAAAGTATAAAAGATGCAGTACTATGGTTTAAGAAAATGGAGAAAATTAATTTTTGA
- a CDS encoding molybdopterin-dependent oxidoreductase, with protein MDKTASKHTKSFKIPPGQKPISQLPPISALEVPDIEINKYRLKIYGLVDKEKVFTYQEILDLPSITKQFDIHCVDKWSYTGLVFEGVLPKELFKDVTIKSNAKFVVVHTVEGYTTELPLDFFLSDDTLLAYKSDGKPLDIVHGYPFRLVVNGKYAYKDPKWVSAFEVVEEDIPGYWEKKGYNHSADVFKEERFTK; from the coding sequence ATGGACAAAACGGCGAGTAAACATACAAAAAGCTTTAAGATACCACCAGGGCAAAAACCAATATCTCAGTTGCCTCCGATATCTGCTTTAGAAGTGCCGGATATTGAGATAAATAAGTATCGCTTGAAAATATACGGGCTTGTCGATAAAGAAAAAGTTTTTACATATCAGGAAATTTTGGATTTACCCTCTATCACAAAGCAATTTGACATTCACTGTGTTGATAAATGGAGCTATACGGGGCTTGTTTTTGAAGGAGTTTTGCCGAAAGAATTATTTAAAGATGTGACGATTAAAAGCAATGCAAAGTTTGTCGTTGTGCATACGGTTGAAGGCTATACCACAGAACTTCCTCTCGATTTTTTTCTCAGTGACGATACACTGCTTGCGTACAAGTCAGATGGTAAGCCACTTGATATAGTTCATGGATATCCTTTCCGTCTTGTTGTAAATGGCAAATACGCATACAAAGATCCAAAGTGGGTTTCAGCATTTGAAGTAGTGGAAGAAGATATCCCGGGATACTGGGAGAAGAAAGGGTACAACCACTCGGCAGATGTTTTTAAGGAAGAGCGCTTTACAAAATAA